GACATTTCACTACCGATGGATACTCCAGCACTGTTAAGATGCATGCGGGTTTCATCAGAATATATGAAACAACATAATATTGACACTCTAATATAAAGCACGGTTTATTCTATATGAGCAATGCAACATACTAAAGGGACTTTTTCTTAGCAGAATGATTGAAGTGATAATTGTTTACCCAAGATTTTGGCTGTCTTTTTAGAacccaaaaagacttcattcaGTTTCAGTATAATAATGTAGTAAACCAGAACTAAATAAGTATGTCAAGTGTTAACAGATGTATGCTATAAGAGTAAGACTGTTATCACAAAactttttcagaaaaatgaATATAACCATCTTTATCCAAAAGCTATGTAAAAGTAGATGATTCATGCAGTAGCTAAATTAAACACAAAACTGATGACATTCTCACCTCACTGTAGAACGCACAGTGACGTTCCGAATGAGAATGTTGATCGAAGGTTGGCCATATGCAATTCCATACTGGTCCCAACCGCTCTTTATTGCAATTCCATCATCCCCAACACTTATATAGCTGTCCTCTATTATCATATTCACACATGAATCTGCATTGAACACAAATTCCAGTTTCATATACATACAGCTAGAAGCACTGGTTATTTTGCATGCACATGACTACACAACAGCAAGAACAGCACAACCTCAATCCAATAGTTCAGATAACTACGCAGAATCCAGAAGATTTTCAGCAAGAACTAGACAACTAGCAAATATCATTACATGTGTGACTTATCCATACTCACTCACAAGAATGTGACAATAAGCCTTGAAACATATTCTTGTGACAACAGAAACAgtaacaaatataataattctaaatCTTGATGCAAACATACCAGGATCTATTCCATCTGTGTTAGGGGCATCAGACAATGGAGTCAAGATGGTCACGTTTCTGATAATAACATTTTTGCAGTCATAGGGATGGATGGTCCAGAAAGGAGAGTCACGCAAAGTTATGTCAGTAATCTTAATGTTGCTTGACCACATTATCTGTACAAGAGGTCCTCTTGTATGTTTTAGAAGCTTTTCACGATGCTTCTTCCACCATGTTTGACCTTGTCCATTTATCGTACCATTATGGCCTGTTGatgattaattgattatataccCATAATTGTCATGCCAACTCAAGATCTTTTAATAtaacattaataataaattgtCTGACAAACTGTaatcattataaaaatataagtaaatgtGTATTATGTGATTTTCATCCTGCAAAGAATGTCAAGATATACAGAAAAAGCACTCAAGTACATTAGATGGATGCCAGACCGGAGAAATAAATCCACTACACGTACTCATACTTCAACTTTGTGTCTATAGCCAATATTCTAGGTCTCACCTTTCAAGTCAATCTGTGActtaatgaagaaaatgagaagTGTAAAAATTGCATAATCTGACCTGTGATGACGACATCATTAAGGTTTTGGCCATGAATTAGACTTCCATAACGAGGTCCAGGACACTCTCTGCCATATCCATAAGATGGCAATGGTGGCATTAACGTCCAGTACTTCTCATCCTGTATCAAAAGACATAGAAACTAGGTAAGGCATTCTTCCATCATTGTATCATGCATGTCTCAATCAATCAAACTCCACAACCATATGTTTAGCAACATAGACACACAACCATATCCATTTTTTCATAATTGTACCGCATAAAACATCTAATCTCAGGACTGATGAGCTATATTAGAAAGCAACAGTAAGTGCATGACGAGTAGCTAAGGAGTAAGTAGCATTTAAATCTCATTACTACAATAGTGCTAGCATTAAGGCAAAGCTACAATGTCTGGATACTTTTTAGGCTTATCTCTCCTTATCTGATTAATTGAGCACATCGTGATCATGATTGACATTCTTTTTATATAGCTCATTACGACTTAATTGTATTAGCATATTAGGCAAGGCAAGGATACCATGACAACATACATTTTAGGCTTATTTCTCCCAACCCGATTAATTAAGCAGATTATGAAATTGTTTGCACGATCAAACTAATCGAATTGGTCTAGTACTATTACACTTTGTTATCGACTTAAACCAACCACAATTACAActacaatcatataaaattacaaatacaaaCAAGACATCTGAATATTCAAAATGTGCCGAGTATTAAGTATACACTTACATCGATACCGAGAATAACAGCATTTTGAGCCAAAAAAAGAGTCATATGACTAGTAAGATTAAACGGAGCAGTAAGCCAATTGCCCGGAGGAACATTAAGCTGACCGCCTCCGCGCCTTTTAATCTCCCTAATCGCCTCCTCAAACGCCGCCGTATTCAAAGTATATCCATCTCCCACCGCTCCAAAATCTCGCAAATCGAGGACTAACGACCTCAATTTGGGAATAGGGCGTGAAGGTATGGCCCACCGGCGATACTCCAGGACACGATCGACGGCGGAGCGTTGCCAGATGAAGATGAGGAGGAATCCAAAGGTCCAGAGTAGAGTGAGGAGGAGTTGATGCGAGAATATGAAATGCGTGACGGAACGCTTGTAATCGACGCCtctgtggtggtggtggtggtggcgaTAGGTGGGGGAGTCTGACGAGGTTTGGTGTTTGTGGCTTAGAGCCATTGATTTGAGCTTGTAGGGGGTGGTAGAGTTGATTAAGAGAGCTGAAGAACGATGATGAAGAAAACAAAGGGGAGTGTTCTATAGTTTTTCAGGGGTTTAACACTAAATAGTCTCACGTGTATTGAACcgagaattttaaaaaataaaataatttaattcatgaaatttgagtttatttaatttaaatttttaaaaattattagaatttttgAGGTATTGAATCgaaattgaaattatattataaatctggTTATATTctcagaattttaaattatattttaaaattcgatGATATTTAATTcggataaattaaaatatattattaaaatatgaatgtattcaAATATTGACGAacttttttgaatttcataaactGATGTATTTTGTgagattattatttaatttctgatcaaaatccatgagattttgaaaattgtgcTTTAGGACTCTGcgataatttatcaaaaatccgcataaaatcaaaatcatatacaatctattaatattcataaattatataaaattcattaaaatctcagtTGAATGCACCCTTAATCACTAAAATTTAATTGGTTCTtacttatttttctttttaaccgCTTAACTTCTTTTTTATTTACATTGCAGtgattcgacaaatatatagTTATTCACAAGAGcttaactaaaattatagataagaagagaatatggttggagtgtgatattttcatgatattatttatattttttatttttgatatgccaACTCATTCTTTAGTTAAGAAATTTTCATAACCGGAGTCTAGGGATAGCAATTTGTATCAAACCGATGGATACCGTACCGACCCGATCGGGTTTTACCAAACCCGAatatttcgggttcgggtttgatttttaaacccGAACTactttcgggtcgggtttgggTTTATGGCATACCGtttcgaacccgacccgaaaatccGAAACTCATTTCGTTCCGAtctaaacccgaacccgacccgaaacccattttattatattaataatatttttatatatataaagaatctTTCATAATTTAGAGTAGAATtgatataacatataatatattatatgttatattactAATACTAGTATTAAAAAGGACTACAGTAATATAGCTTGAACAAACTTTTGCATTAAAGTCTAACATTACTGAactattattattaaacatatattcAGCAGTTTGgttcaaaataaatatgttatagGCTAATATTTTGACTGAGATTAGCAACAAGGATACATGTGGGTTCAAATCATTAAAGACGACTAGCCATTGTGATACTGCAAACCCTTATTCAACTCTCATATAGTTCTTATCATTATATTCCTTCATACCAGATATTTTGAGCTAATGTTTCTTTTTgatgtttttaatttatcaacaaTTTCATTCTTAGAAGCCAATCCATTGTCTTCTCTAATTTCTAGATCAATTTCAACAACGTCAAACTCAGAAGCCCTTTAACTCGAATCAAATATTGATAATATCTTATTAAAGTATGtgaaaacccgaacccgaacccgaacaaACCCGATGGGTTCGGGTTTAGTGATTTgggttttttcgggttcggATTCAGGTTTGggtttagtaaaaaaaattcgGGTTCAGGTTTGGTTTTTACGAAACCCGTTTCGACCGACCCGATTGCCATCTTTGCCGGAGTCACTCTCGAtacatttaatcaaaattctTTCAATAAAATGAAACATTTAATCCAAACTCTTTTTTAGAACCACGATAGCATAAATAATTGAATTCTATAAGGTGCCGTTTGGAAacatggatttcatttgaaatgtaggatttcaaatccagaatttgaaatccagaatttgaaatccaaatccattgTTTGGGAATATTAGAATTTCAAATCCTGGatttcaaatccaaatccactgTTTGGGATATCTTAATATTTCAAAAGCTAAATTtggaatttaaacaaatttttacttaaaaacttAATCATAACTCCAAATTTAATCACAAATGCGTTCTTCaatatttatctaaataatattttgaaatagatAGATATTTAATCTCattcaaaattacaaataaagtcTAAGATAAAATATTCTAATTAGTCATCAATGTGTAACAAAACCCAATCTAATTTATCAGTATCCGGCAGGCTTCTTAAGCATTTCAAACATGTCGATTGTGCCATTCATAAAACTTTTCACGCCTTTCCGGATTTGCATCCGAAAAATATAAGGAACAACAGATATGACATCATATATCTCTTTGCTAGAGGGTCTTGGAGGGCCACGTGCTTTACTCACATACTCACAGAAAGACTCGGCAAACTTAGTCACTGCATCTGCAAGACGATCTCTTTTGACCTTCTTGTTTGACTCCCCGGAAGCTGCCTCTAAACCGGCACCGCCGCTGCCAAGTTCATTCTCCATCTCCATTGCAGCTGCTGATTCTTCATATTGCTCAGCACTCTCACCAGTTAATCTATCTGATGCAAATAGAGTGCATATATCATCCCAATTATCAATGCTCTTGTTCTGATAGTTGGAAGCATTGGGGTTCTTCTGTACAATAATCCAAATTTAGTCAGCCTGTTTACAAACACACGTTACAAGTACTAAATTCTATCAGATTGACATGTAATACAAGAATCCTCCGGTGTACTTGTGCATGATTCTGATCAGACACACAAGTAAGACACTGACCACGCACCATACACACTACTTAACATACACAAAAGTAATGCAACTAAGAAGAAGTGAAGAGCAAAATGATGATCAGTATTAATTATCTTAGAAAAATGTTAACTTAGTAATCTGAAATACTTGCTCATTGCGGCGAAAGTATATAACTAAGGTTTCTATTTAAAACAATTGTCTAGCAAAACATATAGCAAGTTAAACAGTCAGTTATTCTTGTGATATATGCAGAATGAGTTATTCTTGTGATATCTTATTCTTTATTTGGTACCTATaaggaaacaacatctagcatTCTGGCCATGAATTGTTAATAACACTCCCCAACAGAATGGTTATAGCTAATGCGCATGGAACAAATAATTGATGCAGTTGATAGTTTACATGCCACAGCTGCAAACATTAGCATCGAAAAACAGTTATTCCCAAAAACAACAAGTACAGAGTGACTGAAAATCAAATAACTCAATGATGTTAaagtttaaaatcaaaatcaaataatttggCCACATTTGTTCCGCAACTCAATGATGTCTTACAGTACCCCCCTGCTATGCTATAGGATTGAAATTCAAAGCAACAAAGCTGATATCAACTATTCTACTGCAGACAAGTCCATAAAATAAGTGAAACAAAAGCCAAGAGTTTAACTATGCACATCCATGTAAAATTACTAACTTTCTGCAGATAACAAACAAATCATTAACCAGACACAGATAGTAAATAACACAAAACATCATTTTTTGCAGACCACAACTTCTAAACAGCATGATATATTACTTCTTAAATCATATGAATTtcgaaaaatatttagaaaggGCCAGGAATTTAATACCTTACAGTAATTCTGCCAATCTTCAAGAGTAATACTTCatgttaattaataaataacatccAAACAATAAAAGAGTAATAAGAGGAAGAAAGCTTTGCTGGCTATAATACAACTAGTTTACAGATTACAAATACTTTGACAATGCTTGAAAAAACTGAAGTACAGGCTTAAATAAGATCAACACtgcacatatacatatatgatcatGGCTGAAGCCACAAAAATCAACCAAATGATCCATTTAATAATATCCAAAACCAGGAAGTTAGACTCTtgttacaaataataaaaacgGAGTAGTTATATCCATCTACTAACATTCCAAGCTGCCTTCTTAGTTCTAACTACATTCATCGAATAAACTAGTCAAGTCATTTCCGAGCCCAGTCTCAAACCCACAAGTTCACAACCTCAATtacaaacaaacacaaaaagtTTCACAATCAGATGATGACTTCCCAGCAGACGACTGAAAGCTTCTCAGTAAAATAGAGCAGAAATCACAAGATTATATACACAAAAGAGAGCAGGAATCACAAGCACAAGTAAAATAGAGCAGAAATCAAAATGACAACTACACAGATTATATACACAAaattaaaccctaattacaAAAATGAGAGCTGTGAAATTAATTACacgcacatatatacatacagatatcaaatctacttatatatatagtagcccaacaggttcgtgtcaagcctccctcctgagcaaataaattacctagctccgaacctgagcctaactccgaacctaacatcttctcatatatataaaaaaaagatgttattcaTGAGGCTCGAACTCGGGATCTCTCCaatacaaatacatcactcaaaccacttgagctacacaaacaattagtttattactcaaaagcattaatcacatactttaaaacttttgtatttatattcgtctcaatatcttatttatttgagatgagttattatttcagttaagtctcatatattgtttacatgatagattaatatctataaattaattatttacataaataaatttaaaattaaaaaaaatatgaataatcgaGTTCgtgccatgattcggattttaaaaaatagatataattcgtattcgaattcaaatctaacttaatagtttaaacgagcaccgatacaatat
This genomic window from Daucus carota subsp. sativus chromosome 7, DH1 v3.0, whole genome shotgun sequence contains:
- the LOC108194092 gene encoding probable polygalacturonase, with the protein product MALSHKHQTSSDSPTYRHHHHHHRGVDYKRSVTHFIFSHQLLLTLLWTFGFLLIFIWQRSAVDRVLEYRRWAIPSRPIPKLRSLVLDLRDFGAVGDGYTLNTAAFEEAIREIKRRGGGQLNVPPGNWLTAPFNLTSHMTLFLAQNAVILGIDDEKYWTLMPPLPSYGYGRECPGPRYGSLIHGQNLNDVVITGHNGTINGQGQTWWKKHREKLLKHTRGPLVQIMWSSNIKITDITLRDSPFWTIHPYDCKNVIIRNVTILTPLSDAPNTDGIDPDSCVNMIIEDSYISVGDDGIAIKSGWDQYGIAYGQPSINILIRNVTVRSTVSAGVSIGSEMSGGVSNITVENLLVWNSKRAVRIKTASGRGGYVKNITFRNITFDNVRVGIVIKTDYNEHADEGYDRNALPVIDNISFSGIRGQGVRVPVRIYGSREIPVSNITFKDLLVGISYKKKHIFQCSFVQGRVIGKIFPAPCENLDIYDDEGRLVKQATSDNSVDADYDA